The Lycium ferocissimum isolate CSIRO_LF1 chromosome 1, AGI_CSIRO_Lferr_CH_V1, whole genome shotgun sequence genome includes a region encoding these proteins:
- the LOC132064460 gene encoding uncharacterized protein LOC132064460, producing MAPFEGLYGRRCRSPIGWFDAFEVRLWGTDLLRESLDKAKVIEDKLLAAQSRQKEYADRKVQDLKFMVEEQVLLKVSPMKGVMRFGKKGKLNPRFIGPYEILDRVGEVAYQLALSLGLSGVHPVFHVSMLKRYHGDGSYIIRWDSVLLDVNLSYEEEPIAIFNREVRKLMSKEIASVKVQWKNRPVKEATWETESDMCDKYPQLVT from the coding sequence ATGGCTCCGTTTGAGGGTCTTTATGGGAGGCGATGCCGATCTCCTATCGGATGGTTTGATGCCTTTGAGGTGAGGCTGTGGGGTACCGATCTTTTGAGAGAGTCATTAGATAAGGCTAAGGTGATTGAAGATAAGCTTTTAGcggctcagagtagacagaaggagtatgcggacAGAAAGGTCCAAGATCTTAAGTTCATGGTTGAGGAGCAGGTCTTATTGAAagtatcacccatgaagggtgtgatgaggtttgggaagaagggcaagctcaATCCTAGGTTCATTGGTCCATATGAGATTCTTGACCGTGTGGGGGAGGTAGCCTATCAATTGGCATTGTCTCTTGGTTTGTCGGGTGTTCACCCggtgtttcatgtgtcaatgctaaAAAGATATCATGGTGACGGTTCTTacatcattcgttgggattcagtCTTGCTTGATGTGAACttgtcttatgaggaggagcctattgccaTTTTTAATAGAGAGGTTCGTAAGTTGATGTCTAAAGAGATAGCGTCAgtgaaggttcagtggaagaatcgtcCTGTtaaggaggctacttgggagaccgagtctgaTATGTGTGATAAGTATCCCCAGCTTGTCACCTAG